A stretch of the Haloarcula ordinaria genome encodes the following:
- a CDS encoding metal ABC transporter ATP-binding protein — MTSDDTREPTGADPVIELEDVAFGYTATPVVEDISLRIDRGEYVAVVGPNGSGKSTLLRLMLGLNRPDSGQARLFGAPSHRFDDGSRIGYVAQHASASKEMPITVREVVKMGRFPHVGFGRLSQRDWQIVDRALDTVGMTAFADRRVTQLSGGQRQRTFIARALAGEADLLVLDEPTVGVDAESVEAFYELLDSLHGDGITILLIEHDLRAVTEHAERVVCLNREVYFDGPTAEFVDSDALARAFGTAMPVGGDA; from the coding sequence ATGACTTCGGACGACACTCGGGAGCCGACGGGGGCCGACCCGGTCATCGAACTCGAAGACGTCGCGTTCGGCTACACGGCCACGCCCGTCGTCGAGGACATATCGCTTCGCATCGACAGGGGCGAGTACGTCGCCGTCGTCGGCCCGAACGGCTCTGGCAAGTCGACGCTGCTGCGGCTGATGCTCGGGCTGAACCGGCCCGACTCCGGCCAGGCGCGCCTGTTCGGCGCCCCATCCCACCGGTTCGACGACGGGTCGCGCATCGGCTACGTCGCCCAGCACGCGAGCGCCTCGAAGGAGATGCCCATCACGGTCCGGGAGGTCGTGAAGATGGGTCGATTCCCGCACGTCGGCTTCGGTCGCCTCTCCCAGCGCGACTGGCAGATCGTCGACCGGGCGCTCGACACCGTCGGGATGACCGCCTTCGCGGACCGCCGGGTGACCCAGCTGTCGGGCGGGCAGCGCCAGCGGACGTTCATCGCCCGGGCGCTCGCCGGCGAGGCGGACCTGCTCGTCCTCGACGAGCCAACTGTCGGTGTCGACGCCGAGTCGGTCGAGGCGTTCTACGAACTCCTCGACTCGCTGCACGGCGACGGCATCACGATACTGCTCATCGAACACGACCTCCGTGCGGTCACCGAGCACGCCGAGCGAGTGGTCTGTCTCAACCGCGAGGTGTACTTCGACGGGCCCACCGCGGAGTTCGTCGACAGCGACGCGCTGGCGCGTGCGTTCGGCACGGCGATGCCCGTCGGGGGTGACGCCTGA
- the pstA gene encoding phosphate ABC transporter permease PstA has translation MSDAYANENALVSAESNVYDRGVDAAISLTIVGFAVALISLVNIVALDASGTALGQFFLTLLAVVVGGVGIVGLASYTNVAPVTSQRVRGIGFGLLVTTLVLTVLAFGLGVSLATLLGLVLLFEALSVATAGVVSRMDLVDTEPNMSAGLLAGGAYGVIGLAIGAALGGTFVGFESLLWPVVSLAAGAGMAALAIFPREDLGSTLPTALVVGLLGAVIATSVLGVSWQWNPQTLSGGFTGTAMIPVFVLFSSVLAAWSAAKARAGFGARGREYGAFLVINLNAFLMLSVMATIVVFVTVKGVGFAFHGLSIGALAALVLLSPLLVGALQIARTPAGTNEWHSGARQVLRVLPLAAVGSVAAVLLSVLATGNALAYEFTYFVLVNRAEQPLDTAVSVTPETTVGALVLVGPALVLFVYFFRRYGSLRGVGSRFERAEIFRQVVPLAVLGIAALIFVFLVGGPTPLGLPLGGTLGVAVVYLGSLAAAGLALLPLASALTGDGDLSERAQDRAQLFTLGVFGGLALLTTVLFLQPVAQVTPSLGPVNAVAAMGLLGAVGSLSTAALTTVARRGTDETLPQRLLAEETRLALAGAAGFLALVGLHVAVTGVPLFVVGFAVANAGTFSWPMVMQAYIPLGAEPGGIMPAIVGTVWLVVGATLFAVPLGLGAAVFLTEYAEQGRFTAIVEIATNALWSTPSIVFGLFGAAFLIPRIGGDESLLAGMLVLGFMLLPLVLITSREAIKAVPDEYRDASAALGVTQWETIRSVVVPAAMPGVITGVILGVGRIAGETAPLILVLGSTLNATESAEVIQGFRFMAEPPFVANEALLSASASLPTQVWAVIAAGVSGSPSMGWATAFILLMVVLTFYAVGIIARTYFRRKLNYE, from the coding sequence ATGAGCGACGCATACGCCAACGAGAACGCGCTGGTCAGTGCCGAATCGAACGTCTACGACAGGGGCGTCGACGCCGCCATCTCACTCACCATCGTCGGCTTCGCCGTCGCCCTGATCTCGCTGGTCAACATCGTCGCGCTCGACGCGAGCGGGACCGCTCTCGGCCAGTTCTTCCTGACGCTGCTCGCCGTCGTCGTCGGCGGCGTCGGCATCGTCGGCCTCGCGTCCTACACGAACGTCGCCCCCGTCACCTCACAGCGCGTCCGTGGCATCGGCTTCGGACTGCTCGTCACGACGCTGGTGCTGACAGTCCTCGCCTTCGGACTGGGCGTCTCGCTGGCGACACTCCTCGGACTCGTCCTCCTGTTCGAGGCCCTGTCCGTCGCGACCGCCGGCGTCGTCTCTCGGATGGATCTCGTCGACACGGAACCGAACATGAGCGCCGGCCTGCTGGCCGGGGGCGCTTACGGCGTCATCGGCCTCGCCATCGGCGCGGCGCTCGGCGGGACGTTCGTCGGCTTCGAGTCGCTGCTCTGGCCGGTCGTCTCGCTTGCCGCTGGAGCGGGGATGGCGGCACTCGCCATCTTCCCACGCGAGGACCTCGGGTCGACGCTCCCGACGGCCCTCGTCGTCGGCCTGCTCGGCGCAGTCATCGCCACGTCTGTGCTTGGCGTCTCCTGGCAGTGGAACCCCCAGACCCTCTCCGGGGGGTTCACCGGGACTGCGATGATTCCGGTCTTCGTGCTGTTCTCCTCGGTGCTCGCGGCCTGGTCGGCCGCGAAGGCCCGCGCGGGTTTCGGTGCCCGTGGCCGGGAGTACGGTGCGTTCCTCGTCATCAACCTGAACGCGTTCCTGATGCTCTCGGTGATGGCCACCATCGTGGTGTTCGTGACGGTGAAGGGCGTCGGCTTCGCGTTCCACGGCCTCTCTATCGGCGCGCTGGCCGCGCTCGTCCTCCTCTCGCCGCTGCTCGTCGGGGCACTCCAGATTGCTCGCACGCCCGCGGGGACCAACGAGTGGCACAGCGGGGCCCGGCAGGTCCTGCGCGTCCTCCCGCTCGCGGCGGTCGGTTCCGTCGCCGCCGTTCTCCTCTCGGTGCTCGCGACGGGCAACGCGCTCGCGTACGAGTTCACCTACTTCGTGCTGGTCAATCGGGCCGAGCAACCGCTGGACACCGCCGTCTCGGTGACGCCCGAGACGACCGTCGGCGCGCTGGTGCTCGTCGGCCCGGCGCTCGTCCTCTTCGTATACTTCTTCCGTCGCTACGGCTCGCTGCGGGGCGTCGGCAGTCGCTTCGAGCGCGCCGAAATCTTCAGGCAGGTCGTTCCGCTGGCGGTGCTGGGTATCGCGGCGCTCATCTTCGTCTTCCTGGTCGGTGGTCCGACGCCGCTCGGCCTCCCGCTCGGGGGGACGCTCGGTGTGGCCGTCGTCTACCTCGGCTCGCTTGCGGCCGCCGGCCTGGCACTCCTCCCGCTGGCCAGTGCCCTCACCGGCGACGGTGACCTGAGCGAGCGGGCCCAGGACCGGGCGCAGCTGTTCACGCTCGGCGTCTTCGGCGGGCTCGCGCTGCTGACCACTGTCCTCTTCCTCCAGCCGGTCGCCCAGGTGACGCCGAGTCTCGGTCCGGTCAACGCCGTGGCCGCGATGGGGCTGCTGGGCGCCGTCGGGTCGCTCTCGACGGCCGCGCTCACGACGGTCGCTCGGCGGGGGACCGATGAGACGCTCCCCCAGCGACTCCTCGCAGAGGAGACGCGCCTCGCGCTCGCCGGCGCGGCCGGCTTCCTCGCGCTGGTGGGCCTGCACGTGGCCGTCACCGGCGTCCCGCTGTTTGTGGTCGGCTTCGCCGTCGCCAACGCCGGGACGTTCTCCTGGCCGATGGTGATGCAGGCGTACATCCCGCTGGGCGCGGAACCCGGCGGTATCATGCCGGCCATCGTCGGCACGGTGTGGCTGGTCGTCGGCGCGACCCTCTTCGCCGTCCCGCTGGGCCTCGGTGCCGCGGTCTTCCTGACCGAGTACGCCGAACAGGGTCGGTTCACGGCCATCGTCGAGATCGCGACCAATGCGCTGTGGTCCACGCCGAGCATCGTCTTCGGCCTCTTCGGCGCGGCGTTCCTCATCCCGCGCATCGGCGGCGACGAGTCGCTGCTCGCCGGGATGCTCGTGCTGGGCTTCATGCTCCTCCCGCTGGTGCTCATCACTTCGCGGGAGGCCATCAAGGCCGTCCCCGACGAGTACCGGGACGCGAGCGCCGCGCTGGGCGTGACCCAGTGGGAGACCATCCGGAGCGTCGTCGTCCCGGCCGCGATGCCCGGCGTCATCACCGGCGTCATCCTCGGCGTCGGCCGCATCGCCGGCGAGACGGCCCCGCTCATCCTGGTGCTGGGGTCGACGCTGAACGCCACGGAGTCGGCCGAGGTCATCCAGGGCTTCCGGTTCATGGCCGAACCGCCGTTCGTCGCCAACGAGGCGTTGCTCTCCGCGTCCGCCTCGCTGCCGACCCAGGTGTGGGCCGTCATCGCCGCCGGCGTCAGCGGGTCGCCGTCGATGGGGTGGGCGACGGCCTTCATCCTGCTGATGGTGGTGCTGACGTTCTACGCCGTCGGTATCATCGCCCGGACCTACTTCAGGAGGAAACTGAACTATGAGTGA
- a CDS encoding fluoride efflux transporter FluC, protein MNPLLLVGLGGVAGALGRHLVGTRLERDRADTLAVNVLGSVLLGALVAAPVGESVLLVAGTGFCGAFTTFSSFAFETVRLAELGHPRAAGLYAGGTLFSALAGVGIGGIVGAALV, encoded by the coding sequence GTGAACCCCCTGCTCCTCGTCGGACTTGGCGGCGTCGCGGGTGCGCTCGGTCGCCACCTCGTGGGCACGCGCCTCGAGCGCGACCGGGCCGACACGCTGGCGGTGAACGTCCTCGGGAGCGTCCTGCTGGGCGCGCTGGTCGCGGCTCCCGTCGGCGAGAGTGTCCTCCTCGTGGCCGGGACGGGGTTCTGTGGCGCGTTCACGACGTTCTCGTCGTTCGCGTTCGAGACCGTGCGCCTGGCCGAACTCGGCCACCCGCGAGCGGCAGGGTTGTACGCCGGCGGGACCCTCTTCTCGGCATTAGCCGGCGTCGGAATCGGCGGAATCGTCGGTGCCGCCCTGGTGTAA
- a CDS encoding fluoride efflux transporter FluC encodes MSDGHALSRAEPLLLVAVGGFVGAVLRHSISLSTPALASLDGAVVGTLVVNVLGSFALGVLLYEAHLADVLSAETRLVLGTGFLSSFTTYSTFAVQTSDLAPMLAVGNVAANYALAFIAVVLGRLVARWVS; translated from the coding sequence ATGAGCGACGGACACGCCCTCTCGCGGGCCGAGCCACTCCTGCTCGTCGCGGTCGGGGGCTTCGTCGGGGCCGTCCTGCGCCACTCCATCTCCCTCTCGACGCCCGCACTCGCGTCCCTGGACGGTGCCGTGGTCGGGACCCTGGTGGTCAATGTCCTGGGGAGTTTCGCGCTGGGCGTCCTGCTGTACGAGGCTCACCTCGCCGACGTGCTCTCGGCGGAGACGCGCCTCGTGCTCGGGACGGGATTCCTCTCCTCGTTTACCACCTACAGCACCTTCGCTGTCCAGACCAGCGACCTCGCGCCGATGCTGGCGGTGGGGAACGTCGCCGCGAACTACGCGCTCGCCTTCATCGCCGTCGTCCTCGGCCGACTCGTCGCGAGGTGGGTCTCGTGA
- a CDS encoding metal ABC transporter substrate-binding protein translates to MTTRDTQSEPDRPLSRRQALAAGGSLLAGAFAGCIGDGAGGGQTTGDTTDDDGPVAVASFFSFYDFARKIARGTPIEVRNLVPTGLHGHGWEPNASITREVLDADAFIHVGEDFQPWADRTIQTLEDDDADTQLINVREGVELVDLAASLDPEEEGVGEGRAQDPHFWLDPLRAKQSVDNIAEGLVALAPDHESTLRENATAYKTDVLDRIDADYQRIFEAADRDVVQLAAHNAFQYVGVRYGIQMRPLVVNLAASGDVRPSDITEAKRVIDENDIRYIGAAVFETRRPAQQLLSETAVEAYYPVTPYAGVREDWVEQGWGYEEIADNINMPTFEVVLGNTAPEDVAIDGWNERWRNFE, encoded by the coding sequence ATGACTACTCGTGACACGCAGTCCGAACCTGACAGACCACTCTCTCGCCGACAGGCGCTGGCCGCCGGCGGGTCGCTGCTCGCCGGTGCGTTCGCCGGCTGTATCGGTGACGGTGCCGGCGGCGGACAGACGACCGGCGACACGACGGACGACGACGGTCCCGTGGCCGTCGCCTCGTTTTTCAGCTTCTACGACTTCGCCCGGAAGATCGCGCGCGGGACGCCCATCGAGGTGCGCAACCTCGTCCCGACCGGGCTGCACGGGCACGGCTGGGAACCGAACGCGAGCATCACGCGGGAGGTACTCGACGCGGACGCGTTCATCCACGTCGGCGAGGACTTCCAGCCGTGGGCCGACCGCACCATCCAGACGCTCGAGGACGACGACGCCGACACGCAACTCATCAACGTCCGCGAGGGCGTCGAACTGGTCGACCTCGCGGCGAGTCTCGACCCCGAGGAGGAGGGCGTCGGCGAGGGTCGAGCCCAGGACCCGCACTTCTGGCTGGACCCCCTTCGGGCGAAACAGTCCGTCGACAACATCGCCGAGGGACTGGTCGCCCTCGCACCCGACCACGAGTCGACGCTCCGCGAGAACGCTACGGCCTACAAGACGGACGTACTCGACCGCATCGACGCCGACTACCAGCGCATCTTCGAGGCCGCCGACCGCGACGTCGTCCAGCTCGCGGCCCACAACGCCTTCCAGTACGTCGGCGTCAGATACGGCATCCAGATGCGACCGCTGGTCGTGAACCTCGCCGCGAGCGGTGACGTCCGGCCGTCGGACATCACCGAGGCGAAGCGGGTCATCGACGAGAACGACATCCGGTACATCGGCGCGGCCGTCTTCGAGACGCGCCGCCCGGCCCAGCAGCTACTCTCCGAGACCGCCGTCGAGGCCTACTACCCCGTCACGCCCTACGCGGGCGTCCGCGAAGACTGGGTCGAACAGGGCTGGGGCTACGAGGAGATCGCCGACAACATCAACATGCCGACCTTCGAGGTCGTGCTCGGGAACACGGCCCCCGAGGACGTCGCCATCGATGGCTGGAACGAGCGCTGGAGGAACTTCGAATGA
- the pstB gene encoding phosphate ABC transporter ATP-binding protein PstB, whose protein sequence is MSDSMTETEPERTTSQTTTTTAGETDERVREEWTDYRFDGPAKLSVEDLNVWYGDDHAIKDVSMDIPENSVTALIGPSGCGKSTFLRCLNRMNDRIKIARIEGSVELDGMEIYNPNANLVELRKRIGMVFQSPNPFPKSIRDNISYGPRKHGDINKGLLARLFGRDDTAAETELVERALKQAALWDEVSDRLDDNALGLSGGQQQRLCIARALATDPEVILMDEPASALDPIATSKIEDLVAELSKDYTVVIVTHNMQQAARISDQTAVFLTGGELVEYDDTDKIFENPESQRVEDYVTGKFG, encoded by the coding sequence ATGAGTGATTCAATGACAGAGACAGAACCCGAGCGCACCACGAGCCAGACGACGACCACGACCGCCGGCGAGACCGACGAGCGGGTCCGCGAGGAGTGGACCGACTACCGCTTCGACGGCCCGGCGAAACTCTCCGTCGAGGACCTCAACGTCTGGTACGGGGACGACCACGCCATCAAGGACGTCTCGATGGACATCCCCGAGAACAGCGTCACGGCGCTCATCGGCCCCTCGGGCTGTGGGAAGTCCACCTTCCTCCGGTGTCTCAACCGGATGAACGACCGCATCAAGATCGCCCGCATCGAGGGCTCGGTCGAACTGGACGGGATGGAGATCTACAATCCCAACGCGAACCTCGTCGAACTGCGAAAGCGCATCGGGATGGTGTTCCAGTCGCCCAACCCGTTCCCGAAGTCCATCCGGGACAACATCTCCTACGGCCCGCGCAAACACGGCGACATCAACAAGGGCCTGCTCGCGCGCCTCTTCGGCCGCGACGACACCGCCGCGGAGACGGAACTCGTCGAGCGCGCGCTCAAGCAGGCCGCGCTCTGGGACGAGGTTAGCGACCGCCTGGACGACAACGCGCTGGGCCTCTCGGGCGGCCAGCAACAGCGCCTCTGCATCGCCCGCGCGCTGGCGACCGACCCCGAGGTCATCCTGATGGACGAACCGGCCTCCGCGCTGGACCCCATCGCCACCTCGAAGATCGAGGACCTCGTGGCCGAGCTCTCGAAGGACTACACCGTCGTCATCGTCACGCACAACATGCAGCAGGCGGCCCGCATCTCCGACCAGACCGCCGTCTTCCTCACGGGCGGTGAACTCGTCGAGTACGACGACACCGACAAGATCTTCGAGAACCCCGAGAGCCAGCGCGTCGAGGACTACGTCACCGGCAAGTTCGGGTGA
- a CDS encoding NUDIX domain-containing protein, producing the protein MDERHVVTCFLRNEGEILLLRRSDAVGSYQGQWGGVAGHVADDEGEERDPETAARAEIDEEVALADAVTLVETGASFPVEDAEHGTRWVVHPFLFDCDSRSVATNEETTEFAWVAPPEILRRETVPRLWTSYDRVRPRVGTVAEDTVHGSAWLSLRALDVLRDEAALAASGRWDDLETAERGGDDWDDLADLAERLLDTRPSMAVVANRVNRVMVAASGDGTAVAVERAATGAVEQSVDADGAAASLAAERLPDRVATLSRSGTVEAAIREAAAENVLVAESRPGGEGVGVAESLAADHDVTLTTDAAFAFELVDWDAGAVLVGADRVLPDGRVVNKAGTRAAAIAAARDGIDVFVVAASDKVATGDGYDLEPRDASEVYDGEKSVAVANPTFDVTPADAVTAVLTEQGALRGAEIASVAEAHREWAAWRE; encoded by the coding sequence ATGGACGAGCGCCACGTCGTCACCTGCTTCCTGCGCAACGAGGGGGAGATACTACTCCTGCGTCGGAGCGACGCCGTCGGGTCGTATCAGGGCCAGTGGGGCGGCGTCGCGGGCCACGTCGCCGACGACGAAGGCGAAGAGCGCGACCCGGAGACGGCCGCCCGGGCCGAGATAGACGAGGAAGTCGCCCTGGCCGACGCGGTGACGCTCGTCGAGACCGGCGCATCCTTCCCCGTCGAAGACGCGGAGCACGGGACCCGGTGGGTCGTCCACCCGTTCCTCTTCGACTGTGACTCGCGGTCGGTGGCGACCAACGAGGAGACGACCGAGTTCGCGTGGGTCGCCCCGCCAGAGATACTCCGTCGGGAGACGGTCCCGCGCCTGTGGACGTCCTACGACCGGGTACGTCCTCGGGTCGGGACCGTCGCCGAGGACACCGTCCACGGGTCGGCCTGGCTCTCGCTGCGGGCGCTCGACGTCCTGCGCGACGAGGCCGCGCTGGCTGCATCGGGCCGGTGGGACGACCTGGAGACCGCCGAGCGGGGCGGCGACGACTGGGACGACCTGGCCGACCTGGCCGAGCGGCTGCTGGACACTCGCCCCTCGATGGCCGTCGTCGCGAACCGCGTGAACCGCGTCATGGTCGCGGCGAGCGGCGACGGGACGGCTGTTGCCGTCGAACGAGCCGCGACGGGCGCCGTCGAACAATCGGTGGATGCCGACGGAGCGGCCGCTTCGCTGGCTGCCGAGCGACTCCCCGACAGGGTGGCGACGCTCTCGCGGTCGGGGACGGTCGAGGCGGCGATACGGGAAGCCGCTGCCGAGAACGTCCTCGTCGCCGAGTCCCGGCCAGGCGGTGAGGGCGTCGGCGTCGCCGAGTCACTGGCCGCCGACCACGACGTGACGCTGACGACCGACGCCGCGTTCGCGTTCGAACTCGTCGACTGGGACGCTGGCGCGGTGCTCGTCGGGGCCGACCGTGTCCTCCCGGACGGCCGCGTGGTCAACAAGGCAGGGACGCGGGCGGCCGCGATTGCTGCGGCCCGCGACGGCATCGACGTGTTCGTCGTGGCCGCCAGCGACAAGGTGGCGACCGGCGACGGCTACGACCTCGAACCGCGCGACGCGAGCGAGGTGTACGACGGTGAGAAGTCCGTCGCGGTTGCGAACCCGACGTTCGACGTGACGCCGGCCGACGCGGTGACGGCAGTCCTCACGGAACAGGGGGCGCTGCGCGGCGCGGAGATCGCCAGCGTCGCCGAGGCCCACCGAGAGTGGGCGGCCTGGCGGGAGTGA
- the phoU gene encoding phosphate signaling complex protein PhoU, translating into MAREPYQEALSDLRNDVLAMGELVGDRLEMALDALETGDEDLARTVVEGDDEVNDLYLSLEDRCVDLIALQQPVAGDLRLVAASFKILTDLERIGDLASNLAGYALAASDDLTPEVAIDDIGRDALALLERSLAAYESEDADACRAIADADDDIDALCQHASETVVRDLIQREADEDLWGVEQLLDDVSRVLLIIRDLERVGDHAVNIAARTLYMVDTSTELIY; encoded by the coding sequence GTGGCCCGTGAGCCCTACCAGGAGGCCCTTTCGGACCTCCGGAACGACGTGCTCGCGATGGGTGAACTCGTCGGCGACCGCCTCGAGATGGCGCTCGACGCCCTCGAGACCGGCGACGAGGACCTCGCCCGGACGGTCGTCGAGGGCGACGACGAGGTCAACGACCTGTATCTCTCGCTCGAGGACCGCTGTGTGGACCTCATCGCCCTCCAGCAACCGGTCGCCGGCGACCTCCGGCTGGTGGCCGCCTCGTTCAAGATTCTCACCGACCTCGAACGCATCGGCGACCTGGCCTCGAACCTGGCCGGCTACGCCCTGGCGGCGAGCGACGACCTCACGCCGGAGGTGGCCATCGACGACATCGGTCGTGACGCCCTCGCCCTCTTAGAGCGGAGTCTGGCGGCCTACGAGAGCGAGGACGCCGATGCGTGCCGGGCCATCGCGGACGCAGACGACGACATCGACGCGCTCTGTCAGCACGCGAGCGAGACGGTCGTCCGCGACCTCATCCAGCGCGAGGCCGACGAGGACCTGTGGGGCGTCGAACAGCTGCTCGACGACGTCTCGCGGGTCCTGCTCATCATCCGTGACCTCGAACGCGTCGGTGACCACGCGGTGAACATCGCCGCGCGGACGCTGTACATGGTCGACACCAGCACCGAACTCATCTACTGA
- a CDS encoding metal ABC transporter permease has protein sequence MDLLLVALQSSSLDVVLWPLYLLLELWTDLLFWVAAVTGLELLEYRFMHRAILVGLCIGVMAPLIGTFLVHRQLALIGDALAHTAFAGVAIGLFLNGVFSLGVSPYLTAVVVAMVAALLIELISEATDAYNDVSMAIVLSTGFALGTVLISLNAGGLAVGINQFLFGNLSTVSMENAAILLVLFTIIVVTVAVTRNQLLYVTFDETAAAVSGLSVDWYNRIMVMLTALVVVGAMQIMGVILVAAMLVVPVAGAAQVSRSFTESLVVSVVLAELAVLLGIGVSYYGGATAGGVIVLVAVTIYVAAVALGKVQTAMGDDTVADVGSIAPDDVDSPSD, from the coding sequence ATGGACCTGCTGCTCGTCGCCCTCCAGTCGAGCTCGCTCGACGTGGTACTCTGGCCGCTGTACCTGTTGCTGGAGCTGTGGACGGACCTGCTGTTCTGGGTCGCCGCAGTGACGGGTCTGGAACTGCTCGAGTACCGCTTCATGCACCGCGCCATCCTCGTCGGGCTCTGTATCGGCGTGATGGCGCCGCTCATCGGGACCTTCCTCGTCCACCGACAGCTCGCGCTCATCGGTGACGCGCTCGCCCACACCGCCTTCGCCGGCGTCGCTATCGGGCTCTTCCTCAACGGCGTCTTCAGCCTCGGCGTCTCGCCGTATCTGACCGCCGTGGTCGTCGCCATGGTGGCGGCGCTGCTCATCGAACTCATCTCCGAGGCGACCGACGCCTACAACGACGTGTCGATGGCCATCGTCCTCTCGACCGGGTTCGCGCTGGGGACGGTCCTCATCAGCCTCAACGCCGGCGGCCTCGCGGTCGGCATCAACCAGTTCCTCTTTGGCAACCTCTCGACGGTGTCGATGGAGAACGCCGCCATCCTGCTCGTGCTCTTCACCATCATCGTCGTGACCGTCGCGGTCACGCGAAACCAGCTGCTCTACGTCACCTTCGACGAGACGGCCGCCGCCGTCTCCGGGCTCTCGGTCGACTGGTACAACCGCATCATGGTGATGCTCACCGCGCTCGTCGTCGTCGGCGCGATGCAGATCATGGGCGTCATCCTGGTCGCCGCGATGCTCGTCGTCCCCGTCGCGGGCGCGGCGCAGGTCTCCCGGAGCTTCACCGAGTCGCTGGTCGTCTCGGTCGTGCTCGCCGAACTCGCCGTCCTGCTCGGCATCGGCGTCTCGTACTACGGCGGGGCGACGGCGGGCGGCGTCATCGTCCTCGTGGCCGTCACCATCTACGTCGCCGCCGTCGCGCTCGGGAAGGTGCAGACGGCCATGGGCGACGACACGGTCGCCGACGTCGGGAGTATCGCCCCCGACGACGTCGACTCGCCCTCCGACTGA
- a CDS encoding aminotransferase class V-fold PLP-dependent enzyme — protein MNPADLRASIPALERCTYFNTGASGPSPRNVVSAATGFLERHAFEAPAGEGPYKVAWSALAAAREVVAGHVGAAPDDVAFTRSTADGVNLVAGAIDWQPGDVVVRTDLEHPAGTLPWDRLVDTHDVEVRVLETEQGRLDMAEVKATVADARLVSLSSLTWTHGTRLPVGEVVDIAHDAGAQVLVDAVQSVGQHPVDVTEWGADFVAMAGHKWLLGVWGSGFLYVDPEAHDRLRQTRIGYRSVTDPTAADYTYHEGGRRFEVGTTSPAPYVALAEAVETMEAVGLDTVQSHVETLTDRLKAGLGDRVLSPAEYESGLVTFAADDPEATVERLADEGIVVRSLPHPDAVRASVHVFNTREDVDALLDAL, from the coding sequence ATGAACCCAGCGGACCTCCGCGCGTCGATTCCGGCGCTGGAACGGTGTACGTACTTCAACACGGGCGCGAGCGGTCCGAGCCCACGGAACGTCGTTAGTGCCGCGACGGGGTTCCTGGAGCGCCACGCCTTCGAAGCGCCGGCAGGGGAGGGACCCTACAAAGTCGCCTGGAGCGCGCTGGCCGCCGCCCGCGAGGTCGTGGCGGGCCACGTCGGTGCCGCCCCCGACGACGTCGCGTTCACCCGCAGCACGGCCGACGGCGTCAACCTCGTCGCGGGCGCCATCGACTGGCAGCCGGGCGACGTGGTGGTCAGGACCGACCTGGAACACCCCGCCGGGACGCTGCCGTGGGACCGCCTGGTCGACACACACGACGTCGAGGTCCGCGTTCTCGAGACCGAGCAGGGACGGCTGGACATGGCGGAGGTGAAAGCGACGGTCGCGGACGCGCGGCTCGTGTCGCTGAGTTCGCTCACGTGGACCCACGGGACCCGGCTCCCGGTCGGCGAGGTAGTCGATATCGCCCACGACGCCGGTGCGCAGGTGCTCGTCGACGCGGTCCAGTCGGTGGGCCAGCACCCGGTCGACGTCACGGAGTGGGGGGCCGACTTCGTCGCGATGGCGGGCCACAAGTGGCTACTGGGCGTGTGGGGGAGCGGCTTCCTCTACGTCGACCCCGAAGCCCACGACCGACTGCGACAGACCCGCATCGGCTACCGGAGCGTCACCGACCCCACGGCCGCCGACTACACCTACCACGAGGGGGGCCGCCGCTTCGAGGTCGGGACGACGTCGCCGGCCCCCTACGTCGCGCTGGCCGAGGCCGTCGAGACGATGGAGGCCGTCGGCCTCGACACCGTCCAGTCACACGTCGAAACGCTCACCGACCGCCTCAAGGCCGGACTGGGCGACCGGGTGTTGAGTCCCGCCGAGTACGAATCCGGGCTGGTGACGTTCGCCGCCGACGACCCCGAAGCGACGGTCGAGCGTCTCGCCGACGAGGGCATCGTCGTCCGCTCGCTCCCCCACCCGGACGCCGTCAGGGCCTCGGTCCACGTGTTCAACACCCGCGAGGACGTCGACGCGCTGCTCGACGCGCTGTAG